The Phragmitibacter flavus genome has a segment encoding these proteins:
- a CDS encoding DEAD/DEAH box helicase translates to MSPHRQTEAPEKAKAKSSLFGRIKAGIKKLTGGLSTKPVSEPAAKKPAEAAPPARERERERDRSSDRPRGRSESSRAPRTGERDRERAPRPERSERSGDRDRNSRGPRNDRNERSGPSSGSGRRPSRSNSQDDIPREPRVRHDPEPPPPAPPVPEGPYPANFEALGLSPAILAGIRDFGYENPTEIQVKAAPIILAGKDLIGASQTGTGKTAAFGMPTISRLGPPGKLRCLILEPTRELAAQVVENFERLNKYTGLRTLLVHGGVGYGKQREGLHKGVDIVVATPGRLLDFMGEGDIDLSGLEVLILDEVDRMLDMGFLPDVRRIVEKTPSNRQTLFFSATMPPQIKGLADWALKDPSTVEIGIRFSPAETVSHYLYPVASDQREELILELLRRTDFHSVMIFTRTKMDADRLFGSIQRDGEHKATVMHSDIGQKDREKALKGFREGEYEIIVATDVAARGLDVSGVTHVINYMVPENPEDYVHRIGRTGRAKQEGDAFTLFAADEIGNVASIERLIGQTIERRKLDNFPYKYTTVLNNEDKARAIMFGRKKKSGGGKRR, encoded by the coding sequence GTGTCTCCTCATCGTCAAACGGAAGCCCCCGAAAAAGCCAAAGCCAAAAGCAGCCTCTTCGGTCGCATCAAAGCTGGCATCAAGAAACTCACCGGAGGACTCAGCACAAAACCCGTCAGCGAGCCAGCGGCGAAAAAGCCTGCCGAAGCAGCCCCTCCTGCCCGTGAACGCGAACGTGAGCGGGATCGCAGCTCTGATCGCCCACGCGGTCGCAGCGAATCCAGCCGCGCCCCCCGCACCGGTGAACGTGACCGTGAACGCGCTCCACGTCCCGAACGTTCCGAACGCTCCGGTGACCGCGACCGCAACTCCCGTGGCCCGCGCAATGATCGCAACGAACGCTCCGGCCCAAGCTCAGGCTCCGGCCGCCGTCCCTCCCGCAGTAATTCCCAGGACGACATCCCCCGCGAACCCCGCGTCCGTCACGATCCCGAGCCACCCCCACCCGCTCCTCCCGTCCCTGAAGGCCCTTATCCCGCCAACTTCGAAGCCCTCGGTCTCAGCCCCGCCATCCTCGCCGGCATCCGCGACTTCGGTTACGAAAACCCCACCGAGATCCAGGTCAAAGCCGCCCCCATCATCCTCGCCGGCAAAGACCTCATCGGTGCCTCCCAAACCGGCACCGGCAAAACCGCCGCGTTCGGCATGCCCACCATCAGCCGACTCGGCCCTCCCGGCAAACTGCGCTGCCTGATCCTCGAACCCACCCGCGAGCTCGCCGCCCAGGTCGTCGAAAACTTCGAACGCCTCAACAAATACACCGGCCTCCGCACCCTCCTCGTCCACGGCGGCGTTGGTTACGGCAAACAACGTGAAGGCCTCCACAAAGGCGTTGACATCGTCGTCGCCACCCCTGGTCGACTCCTCGATTTCATGGGCGAAGGCGACATCGACCTCAGCGGTCTCGAAGTCCTGATTCTCGACGAAGTCGACCGCATGCTCGACATGGGATTCCTCCCCGACGTGCGCCGCATCGTCGAAAAAACCCCTTCCAACCGTCAGACCCTGTTCTTCTCGGCCACCATGCCGCCACAGATCAAAGGCCTTGCCGACTGGGCGCTCAAAGACCCTTCCACCGTCGAAATCGGCATCCGCTTCTCCCCTGCCGAAACCGTCAGCCATTACCTCTATCCTGTCGCCAGCGACCAGCGCGAAGAACTCATCCTCGAGCTCCTGCGCCGCACCGATTTCCACAGCGTCATGATTTTCACCCGCACCAAGATGGATGCCGACCGCCTGTTCGGTTCCATCCAGCGCGACGGCGAGCACAAAGCCACCGTCATGCATTCCGACATCGGCCAGAAGGATCGCGAAAAAGCCCTCAAAGGTTTCCGTGAAGGTGAATACGAGATCATCGTTGCCACCGACGTCGCCGCCCGCGGCCTCGACGTCAGCGGCGTCACCCACGTCATCAACTACATGGTTCCCGAGAACCCCGAAGACTACGTCCACCGCATCGGCCGCACCGGCCGTGCGAAGCAGGAAGGCGACGCCTTCACCCTCTTCGCCGCCGACGAAATCGGCAACGTCGCCAGCATCGAGCGCCTCATCGGCCAGACCATCGAACGCCGCAAGCTCGACAACTTCCCTTACAAATACACCACCGTCCTCAACAACGAAGACAAAGCCCGCGCTATTATGTTCGGCCGCAAAAAGAAAAGCGGCGGCGGCAAACGCCGTTAG
- a CDS encoding HAD family hydrolase gives MNSSAPVRGLIFDFDGLMVDTETAIYQAWHELYQEHGHPLTIETWAQCVGSDFGHYDPAVELERLIQRTLPWESITQRRRQRVTELLQHQDTLPGVRELLQQACDHSIPCAVASSSSSNWVNGWLQKLDLLSFFQNVTTLDDVGRAKPDPGLFLHASSQLGLPPADLLVIEDSQNGLRAATAAGMRCLIVAGEITRHLGFAQAWQQRQSLQGFNLESII, from the coding sequence ATGAACTCGTCCGCCCCTGTTCGCGGTCTCATCTTCGACTTCGACGGTCTCATGGTTGACACCGAGACCGCCATCTACCAGGCCTGGCACGAGCTCTATCAGGAACACGGACACCCGCTCACCATTGAAACGTGGGCCCAGTGCGTCGGCAGCGACTTCGGCCACTACGACCCCGCCGTCGAACTTGAACGGCTCATCCAGCGCACCCTTCCCTGGGAATCCATCACCCAGCGTCGTCGTCAGCGCGTGACCGAACTTCTCCAACATCAGGACACCCTTCCTGGCGTTCGTGAACTTCTCCAACAGGCCTGCGATCACTCCATTCCCTGCGCCGTCGCCAGCAGCAGTTCCTCCAACTGGGTCAACGGCTGGTTGCAAAAGCTCGATCTCCTTTCCTTCTTCCAAAACGTCACCACTCTCGACGACGTCGGTCGCGCCAAACCCGACCCCGGCCTCTTTCTCCACGCCTCAAGTCAGTTAGGCCTTCCTCCCGCCGACCTCCTCGTCATCGAAGACTCCCAAAACGGCCTCCGCGCCGCCACCGCCGCAGGCATGCGCTGCCTCATCGTCGCCGGTGAAATCACCCGCCACCTCGGCTTCGCCCAAGCCTGGCAACAACGCCAATCCCTCCAAGGTTTCAACCTTGAGAGCATCATCTAG
- a CDS encoding plastocyanin/azurin family copper-binding protein, with translation MATHHDTKEQETGGIWKVINLLFGAGFAIFSLVAGTALIYGGIVIRNGGDTAPAKVEAPVAAAGVADPTATVAGGTPVVDVAEILIKPDTVNPMAFDLKTFSVKAGQPVKLTFENKSPVPLPHNWVLGVLGSKDKLIVGANAMMAAPIEKGYIPEIPEVLHHTKLLQPGQTETIEFTAPAEAGDYPYICSFPGHAMLMNGVMKVE, from the coding sequence ATGGCAACCCATCACGACACAAAAGAACAAGAAACCGGCGGCATCTGGAAAGTCATCAACCTCCTCTTCGGCGCAGGATTTGCCATCTTCTCCCTCGTCGCCGGCACCGCTCTCATCTATGGCGGCATCGTCATTCGCAATGGAGGTGACACCGCCCCCGCCAAAGTTGAAGCGCCAGTCGCTGCCGCCGGAGTTGCCGACCCCACCGCCACGGTCGCTGGAGGCACTCCCGTCGTCGACGTCGCCGAAATCCTCATCAAACCGGACACCGTCAACCCCATGGCATTCGACCTGAAAACCTTCAGCGTCAAAGCCGGACAGCCCGTCAAACTCACCTTTGAAAACAAGAGCCCCGTCCCCCTCCCTCACAACTGGGTCCTCGGCGTCTTGGGTAGCAAAGACAAACTCATCGTCGGCGCCAACGCCATGATGGCTGCTCCTATTGAAAAAGGCTACATCCCCGAGATTCCTGAAGTGCTCCACCACACCAAACTACTTCAGCCCGGACAAACGGAGACCATCGAATTCACCGCCCCCGCCGAAGCTGGCGACTACCCCTACATCTGCAGCTTTCCCGGCCACGCCATGCTGATGAACGGCGTCATGAAAGTCGAGTAG
- a CDS encoding tetratricopeptide repeat protein: MRLPSQLIGPIVCILAAIAGLAALVSFNPTAREVVLNTSIAIFTVFTTPFILEITSVILFFTALLTYNSWRQHKDGNDWVYLVTQETEDGDRPLSPSASQRLQSQVLSEKPEFASETETVITVLEGYLELGMPSQALAELHQLPADNPDFIPLRVRILSANLQTQEAVDLLHQTFEAHPETCPQLVQAALENARWLLNHLSRRDLATQWIAEARQLHPILISPEDPLFPLANA, encoded by the coding sequence ATGCGCCTTCCTTCCCAACTGATCGGCCCCATCGTCTGCATCCTCGCCGCCATCGCCGGCCTGGCAGCCCTGGTCAGCTTCAACCCCACCGCGCGCGAGGTGGTGTTGAATACCTCCATCGCCATCTTCACGGTTTTCACCACCCCGTTCATCCTGGAAATCACCAGCGTCATACTCTTCTTCACCGCCCTCCTCACCTACAACAGCTGGCGGCAGCACAAGGACGGCAACGACTGGGTGTATCTCGTCACCCAGGAAACCGAAGACGGCGACCGGCCCCTCTCCCCCTCTGCCTCCCAACGACTGCAAAGCCAGGTCCTCAGCGAGAAACCCGAATTCGCCAGCGAAACCGAAACCGTCATCACCGTTCTCGAAGGTTACCTCGAACTCGGCATGCCCTCCCAGGCCCTTGCTGAACTGCACCAACTTCCTGCGGACAATCCCGACTTCATCCCCCTGCGAGTGCGCATACTCAGCGCCAATTTGCAAACCCAGGAAGCCGTCGACCTTCTCCACCAAACTTTCGAAGCGCACCCGGAAACCTGCCCTCAACTCGTCCAGGCCGCCTTGGAAAACGCCCGCTGGCTGTTGAACCACCTTTCCCGCCGTGACCTCGCCACCCAATGGATCGCCGAGGCCCGGCAACTGCATCCCATCCTCATTTCGCCGGAAGATCCGCTCTTCCCTCTGGCGAACGCGTAA